Proteins encoded in a region of the Triticum dicoccoides isolate Atlit2015 ecotype Zavitan chromosome 3A, WEW_v2.0, whole genome shotgun sequence genome:
- the LOC119267632 gene encoding indole-3-pyruvate monooxygenase YUCCA4-like: MDCFAEAEGKRSHDPLYCNPHSPPATGFPVDNIPVPVVIVGAGPAGLGMAALLGEAGVPYKLLERCSCIGSLWRHRTYDRLCLHLPKQFCELPLMPFPKSFPTYPTRDQFLEYLESYARRFNIEPQFRQAVVSAEFNGDFWWIRTKEVTSLPMGGEQATHSGKTTLYRCKWLVVATGENAEPAVPEIEGTGRFKGQLMHSCEYRSGAGYAGKQVLVVGCGNSGMEVSLDLANHNAITSMVVRGTLHVLPREMLGRSTFGISLWLLRWFPVQVVDWLLLMMARFIMGDTTNIGITRPSLGPMELKGVSGKTPVLDVGTIAKIKSGSINVFPGVRCFHEHGVEFTDGRTENFDIVILATGYKSNVPYWLKEKTFFSEKDGFPRKSKEWKGKNGLYAVGFSRGGLLAVYKDAIKISEDIVQQWHDMCTEDVRETSSNRRAPCPI, encoded by the exons ATGGACTGCTTCGCGGAGGCTGAAGGAAAGAGGTCGCATGACCCGTTGTACTGCAACCCCCACTCGCCACCGGCTACCGGCTTCCCTGTCGACAACATCCCCGTGCCGGTCGTCATCGTTGGAgcagggccggctgggctggggatGGCCGCACTGCTCGGCGAGGCTGGAGTTCCATACAAGCTGCTCGAGCGGTGTAGCTGCATCGGCTCCCTCTGGAGGCACCGCACCTACGACAGGTTATGTTTGCATCTCCCCAAACAATTCTGTGAGCTCCCACTCATGCCATTCCCAAAAAGCTTCCCCACGTACCCGACAAGGGACCAGTTTCTGGAGTACCTCGAGTCCTATGCAAGGAGGTTCAACATCGAGCCACAGTTCCGCCAGGCCGTCGTCAGCGCCGAATTCAATGGAGACTTTTGGTGGATTCGCACAAAGGAGGTCACCTCACTACCAATGGGCGGTGAGCAGGCCACGCACAGCGGCAAAACAACTTTGTACCGCTGTAAGTGGCTTGTTGTTGCCACCGGAGAGAATGCCGAGCCAGCGGTGCCAGAGATCGAGGGCACCGGAAGGTTCAAAGGGCAGCTCATGCACTCGTGCGAGTACCGTAGCGGTGCAGGGTATGCTGGAAAACAAGTGCTTGTCGTCGGGTGTGGAAATTCTGGGATGGAAGTGTCTCTGGACCTTGCTAATCACAATGCAATAACTTCTATGGTTGTTCGTGGCACG TTGCATGTTCTGCCTAGGGAGATGCTAGGGCGCTCCACTTTTGGGATCTCTTTGTGGCTTCTCAGGTGGTTCCCTGTACAAGTTGTGGATTGGCTTCTCCTTATGATGGCACGCTTCATTATGGGCGACACAACCAACATTGGTATTACTCGGCCAAGCCTTGGCCCAATGGAGCTTAAGGGCGTTTCTGGTAAAACGCCAGTTCTCGATGTCGGAACCATAGCAAAGATTAAGTCTGGAAGTATTAAT GTTTTTCCAGGAGTGCGGTGTTTTCATGAGCATGGTGTGGAGTTTACTGACGGAAGAACCGAGAACTTTGATATTGTTATTCTTGCCACAGGTTACAAAAGCAATGTACCTTACTGGTTAAAG GAGAAAACTTTTTTCTCGGAGAAAGATGGCTTCCCAAGAAAGTCAAAAGAGTGGAAAGGAAAAAATGGTCTCTATGCTGTTGGCTTCTCAAGGGGTGGACTTTTAGCAGTGTATAAGGATGCAATCAAGATCTCAGAGGATATTGTTCAACAATGGCATGATATGTGTACGGAAGATGTGAGAGAAACTTCATCCAATCGAAGAGCACCATGTCCTATTTGA